A single Methylomonas sp. AM2-LC DNA region contains:
- a CDS encoding ATP-binding protein produces MAYSKIKLPASVSIFVLFGFVLLSLQLMSSATQESSQLGEMYSWLLVINTLGSIILLGLVAVNAYSLIRELKKKEAGSRLTTRMVSLFVLLALAPAAIVFYFSVQFLHQGIDSWFNVEIDRAMDDALELSQSSLSQRMNWHIKQTRQIAAQLQDKSESLIALEIGNLWTDSGAMEIAVFSNQGRIIASSSTNPGDIVPHLPDEQIWLQLRQNREYFAYDPSENDEMLVRIIVPIQRDQSRYLQVLYPVPVRVTDLADSIEFAFIRYQEMTFLRDSLKTSFSLILLLVLLLSMLAAIWVAFIIIRNIVAPVKDLVKGTQAVASGDYKQQLPITNQDDLGFLVESFNLMTRRIARSRDETRSAGLEVENQRAYLETILANLTAGVISFDAVFSIRTANQAAYRILHIPVSHFVGQTLMTLSSKHAELAEMLNSIQQLLEKADEIWEQRTVFLGPNGRQELLCRGTPLFSQDGVRTGAVVVFDDVTDLIQAQKNAAWGEVARRLAHEIKNPLTPIQLSAERLQHKLSKELQDSSAEFLQRGTRTIVQQVEAMKRMVDDFSEYARPSKKQVEKINLVELIQEVIALYLPSGILFNTSFSTGAVIVEVDPVSIRQVLHNLLKNAQEATSSQCRIDIKTAKMIRNNVEYVELTIYDNGSGLDAERIETIFEPYVTSKSKGTGLGLAIVKKIIEEHGGAIWIDKSYNAGAGFVIQLPVFEFGNNQ; encoded by the coding sequence ATGGCCTATTCAAAAATAAAGCTGCCTGCAAGCGTTTCTATCTTCGTGCTGTTTGGCTTTGTATTACTATCCTTACAATTAATGAGCAGTGCCACACAGGAATCGTCCCAACTGGGGGAAATGTATTCCTGGTTATTGGTCATTAATACTCTAGGCTCAATTATTTTGCTTGGCTTGGTGGCTGTCAATGCCTATTCACTGATACGCGAACTAAAGAAAAAAGAAGCGGGGTCTCGACTCACGACGCGCATGGTTTCATTGTTCGTGCTTCTGGCTCTGGCACCTGCCGCCATTGTATTTTACTTTTCAGTACAGTTTTTACATCAGGGTATCGATAGTTGGTTTAATGTCGAAATTGACCGCGCCATGGACGACGCACTTGAACTTAGCCAATCTTCCCTGTCACAGCGTATGAACTGGCATATCAAACAAACGCGACAGATTGCAGCACAATTACAAGATAAGTCCGAATCCTTAATTGCTTTAGAAATTGGCAATCTGTGGACCGATTCCGGTGCAATGGAAATTGCCGTATTTTCTAATCAGGGACGTATTATTGCTTCCAGCAGTACTAATCCTGGCGACATAGTTCCGCACCTACCTGATGAACAAATTTGGTTGCAGCTGCGGCAAAATCGCGAGTATTTTGCTTACGACCCTAGTGAAAACGATGAAATGCTCGTACGCATCATAGTCCCCATTCAGCGCGATCAAAGTCGCTATCTTCAGGTTTTATATCCAGTACCCGTACGCGTGACCGATCTGGCTGATTCCATCGAATTTGCTTTTATTCGCTATCAGGAAATGACTTTTTTACGTGATTCGCTAAAAACCAGTTTTTCTCTGATTTTGTTGCTGGTTTTATTGCTGAGTATGCTGGCGGCCATTTGGGTAGCTTTCATCATTATTCGCAATATAGTCGCTCCGGTAAAAGACCTGGTTAAAGGTACTCAGGCTGTTGCCAGTGGCGATTATAAACAACAACTACCCATCACAAATCAAGATGATTTAGGTTTCTTGGTGGAATCATTCAATTTAATGACACGTCGCATCGCCCGCTCCCGAGACGAAACCCGTTCCGCAGGTCTGGAAGTGGAAAACCAGCGCGCTTATCTTGAAACCATACTGGCCAATTTAACTGCCGGGGTTATCAGTTTTGATGCCGTTTTTTCTATTCGCACTGCTAATCAAGCCGCGTACCGGATTTTACATATTCCTGTTAGTCATTTTGTCGGACAGACCCTAATGACACTTTCCAGCAAACATGCAGAATTAGCAGAAATGCTAAACAGCATTCAACAATTACTGGAAAAAGCCGATGAAATCTGGGAACAGCGCACCGTTTTTCTTGGCCCTAATGGTCGACAGGAATTACTCTGTAGAGGTACACCACTTTTTTCTCAGGATGGTGTTCGCACAGGTGCTGTCGTGGTTTTTGATGATGTAACCGATCTAATTCAAGCGCAAAAAAATGCTGCTTGGGGGGAAGTTGCCCGGCGTTTGGCACACGAAATTAAAAATCCGCTAACACCTATACAGCTATCTGCAGAACGCTTGCAACACAAACTGTCTAAAGAACTTCAGGATAGTTCAGCTGAATTTCTGCAGAGAGGCACACGCACGATTGTCCAACAAGTAGAAGCAATGAAACGCATGGTTGATGATTTTTCAGAATATGCTCGACCGTCAAAAAAACAAGTTGAAAAAATCAATCTAGTTGAATTAATTCAGGAAGTTATAGCCTTATACTTACCTTCTGGAATTTTGTTTAACACTTCGTTTTCTACCGGCGCGGTTATCGTGGAAGTTGATCCTGTTAGTATCCGTCAGGTTCTGCATAATTTATTGAAGAATGCTCAGGAAGCCACTTCCTCACAATGTCGTATTGATATTAAAACAGCTAAAATGATTCGAAATAACGTAGAGTACGTGGAGTTGACTATTTATGATAACGGTAGCGGCCTGGATGCCGAGCGGATTGAAAC
- a CDS encoding DUF4390 domain-containing protein, producing the protein MPIYFVILLSLNACSPLSHSNEYAAKVRYAELLKTPTAYTVAAEIKYLLSPTAKEALHKGIPLAWDILIEIRQSGLLFNNAVYQKKLPYSLQFHALLNQYEVKTPGQIEMFLTLNSAINFMSMIHDTSPIDKAMLKPEQHYELAVRTVFNREFLPIPLRPVAYLDDQWFLSSDWLIWPIQK; encoded by the coding sequence TTGCCAATTTATTTTGTAATCCTATTGAGTCTCAATGCCTGCTCACCACTTAGTCATAGCAATGAATATGCGGCTAAAGTGCGCTATGCAGAACTTCTGAAAACACCTACAGCTTATACCGTTGCAGCTGAAATAAAATACTTGCTTAGCCCTACAGCCAAAGAAGCATTGCATAAAGGCATCCCTCTGGCCTGGGATATTTTGATAGAAATTCGTCAATCCGGCTTGCTATTTAATAATGCCGTTTATCAAAAAAAATTACCTTATTCACTACAATTTCATGCTTTATTAAATCAATATGAGGTTAAAACACCGGGTCAGATTGAAATGTTTTTAACCTTGAATTCGGCAATTAACTTTATGTCGATGATACATGATACCTCGCCGATTGATAAAGCCATGCTGAAACCTGAGCAGCATTACGAACTTGCCGTTAGGACTGTATTTAATCGTGAATTTCTACCCATACCCTTGCGCCCAGTAGCGTATCTGGATGATCAATGGTTTTTATCGAGTGACTGGTTGATATGGCCTATTCAAAAATAA
- the rsmB gene encoding 16S rRNA (cytosine(967)-C(5))-methyltransferase RsmB, with translation MNLRSIAALIVSQVINDGMSLTRALSTQLPKLKENQDRAFVQALCYGVIRHYFELDFILKQLLSNPLKQKDGDIKALLLLGLYQLQHMRVKAHAAVSETVAATKHKPWAKSLVNAILRQYLRDSEALQLACTGNDQARNNHPAWIIHALEENWPSQSVQILQANLQAPPMALRVNLLQGSRDDYLDLLLEQGIAAQAVDFCSSALLLDQAVGVDQLPGFETGRVSVQDIAAQLAAELLEVQPGQQVLDLCAAPGGKTAAILEHQPTLKSLLAVDIDALRLQRIQDNLQRLKLTADTLAADALQASNWAKNRQFERILLDAPCSGFGVIRRHPDIKILRRVSDIATLQSLQSQILDTAWQLLAPGGILLYATCSVLKIENEQQITAFLHRHHDAFEIPILAEWGTARPVGRQILSGEQQMDGFYYAKLGKKV, from the coding sequence ATGAATTTACGTAGCATTGCCGCACTGATAGTGTCACAGGTTATCAATGATGGCATGTCTCTAACCCGAGCATTATCGACCCAGCTACCGAAACTTAAGGAAAACCAGGATCGTGCCTTTGTTCAAGCACTCTGTTATGGTGTTATCAGACATTATTTTGAGTTGGACTTCATACTTAAGCAATTGCTTAGCAATCCACTTAAACAAAAAGATGGCGACATCAAAGCGCTACTGTTGCTAGGCCTTTATCAACTTCAACACATGCGGGTTAAAGCGCATGCAGCTGTGTCTGAGACAGTTGCCGCCACCAAACACAAGCCTTGGGCAAAATCTTTAGTTAACGCCATACTCAGACAATATTTGCGTGATAGCGAAGCTTTACAACTGGCTTGTACAGGTAATGATCAAGCGCGTAACAACCACCCCGCATGGATAATACATGCGCTGGAAGAAAACTGGCCATCGCAATCTGTGCAAATTTTGCAAGCAAATTTACAAGCACCACCCATGGCTTTACGTGTAAATTTATTACAAGGTAGCCGCGACGACTATCTAGACCTACTCTTAGAACAGGGCATTGCTGCACAAGCAGTTGATTTTTGCTCGTCTGCACTGCTGCTTGATCAAGCAGTAGGCGTTGACCAGTTACCTGGTTTCGAAACCGGACGCGTTTCAGTACAAGATATAGCCGCACAACTGGCTGCAGAACTACTGGAGGTTCAACCCGGTCAACAGGTTTTAGATTTATGTGCAGCGCCCGGCGGCAAAACAGCCGCCATTCTTGAGCATCAACCAACCTTAAAAAGCCTGCTTGCTGTTGACATTGACGCTCTACGTTTGCAGCGTATCCAAGACAATTTACAACGCCTAAAATTAACGGCGGATACATTGGCTGCTGATGCTTTACAAGCAAGTAACTGGGCAAAAAACCGGCAATTTGAGCGTATTTTATTGGACGCACCTTGCTCTGGATTTGGCGTGATACGTCGCCACCCGGATATAAAAATACTACGCAGAGTATCTGACATTGCTACGCTGCAATCGTTACAAAGCCAAATACTCGATACAGCCTGGCAACTATTGGCACCCGGAGGAATTTTGCTATACGCCACCTGCTCGGTGCTTAAAATAGAAAATGAACAACAAATAACAGCGTTTTTGCATCGCCATCACGACGCATTTGAAATTCCAATCCTAGCTGAATGGGGAACAGCAAGGCCTGTGGGGCGGCAGATTTTAAGCGGTGAACAACAAATGGATGGCTTTTATTATGCCAAACTTGGCAAAAAGGTTTAA
- the fmt gene encoding methionyl-tRNA formyltransferase, with protein sequence MKIIFAGTPDFAVPCLQALLESTHEVCAVYTQPDRPAGRGRKLTASPVKALALSADITVFQPENFKLPADVETLAHLNADLLIVVAYGLILPQAVLDIPKLGCINVHGSLLPRWRGAAPIHRAVMAGDDKTGITIMKVVKKLDAGDMLYKLECAITPTDTSSSLHDQLAKLGAKGLVETLGLIEKGLCIPEPQNEALVTYAHKLEKSEAQLDWRESAVVLDRKIRGLNAWPVAQTLFKGEVLRVWQCAVIEDEGPLPVGTISTENNALDITTGQGILRLLEIQLPGGKRIAGKDFLNAQHANGVELGI encoded by the coding sequence ATGAAAATTATTTTTGCAGGCACTCCAGATTTTGCGGTACCCTGCTTACAAGCATTGCTTGAGTCAACACATGAAGTGTGCGCAGTTTATACCCAGCCAGACCGACCAGCTGGCAGAGGTCGCAAGCTGACAGCTAGTCCTGTAAAAGCACTGGCACTTAGCGCCGACATTACGGTTTTTCAACCAGAAAACTTTAAATTGCCCGCAGATGTTGAAACATTAGCCCATTTAAATGCTGATCTACTAATCGTAGTGGCTTATGGACTCATTTTGCCGCAAGCAGTTTTAGACATTCCTAAATTGGGATGTATTAACGTTCACGGCTCACTATTACCTCGTTGGCGTGGTGCGGCCCCTATTCATAGAGCAGTGATGGCGGGTGATGACAAAACCGGCATTACCATTATGAAAGTGGTTAAAAAACTCGACGCAGGCGATATGCTTTATAAATTGGAATGCGCAATAACGCCAACAGATACATCCAGTAGCTTACATGATCAACTTGCCAAACTTGGAGCTAAAGGCTTAGTAGAAACCCTGGGACTCATTGAGAAAGGACTGTGTATTCCAGAGCCTCAAAACGAAGCATTGGTAACCTACGCCCATAAACTGGAAAAAAGTGAAGCCCAACTTGACTGGCGGGAATCTGCAGTAGTTCTGGATAGAAAAATTCGCGGACTAAACGCTTGGCCTGTCGCTCAAACGCTATTCAAAGGGGAAGTATTAAGAGTATGGCAATGTGCTGTTATTGAGGACGAAGGACCGCTACCCGTTGGCACAATCAGCACTGAAAATAATGCACTGGATATCACTACTGGCCAAGGAATATTACGCTTACTTGAGATACAGTTACCGGGTGGCAAACGCATTGCAGGAAAAGACTTTCTCAACGCTCAACACGCTAATGGCGTCGAGCTAGGCATATGA
- the def gene encoding peptide deformylase — MSTLTILEFPDRRLRTVASEVSTVDSSIKTLIDDMLETMYAAKGIGLAATQVNVHKRLIVIDVSEDKNEPLCLINPVILESSGSEDSEEGCLSVPGFFESVSRADRIKVRALDREGEPFELETDGLLAVCIQHEMDHLQGKLFVDYLSTLKRSRIKAKLEKIHKAHA; from the coding sequence GTGAGCACTTTAACCATTTTGGAATTTCCTGACAGACGCTTGAGAACGGTAGCAAGCGAAGTAAGCACCGTTGACTCAAGCATTAAAACATTGATCGACGACATGCTGGAAACCATGTATGCTGCCAAAGGTATAGGCTTGGCTGCCACTCAGGTGAATGTACATAAACGTCTGATTGTCATTGATGTCAGTGAAGATAAAAATGAACCTTTGTGCCTGATTAATCCAGTCATTTTAGAATCCAGCGGTAGTGAAGATTCCGAAGAAGGCTGTTTATCCGTACCTGGATTTTTTGAATCTGTCAGTCGAGCTGATCGAATTAAGGTGCGAGCACTTGATCGTGAAGGCGAACCATTCGAATTAGAAACCGACGGCTTACTGGCTGTTTGTATTCAACACGAAATGGATCATCTACAAGGCAAACTGTTTGTCGATTATTTATCCACGCTTAAACGCAGCAGAATCAAAGCAAAGTTGGAAAAAATCCATAAAGCCCATGCCTGA
- the cmoA gene encoding carboxy-S-adenosyl-L-methionine synthase CmoA, with protein MPFEKDSLYANPLGKVAAFKFDASVVDVFPDMIQRSVPGYSTIISAIGLLAGRFSRDNSYCYDLGCSLGAATLAMQQQITAENCRIVAIDNSPDMVERLQKTLPPNSTQMIDVICGDLRDISIKQASVVVLNFTLQFIPLADRQRLLSRIYAGLLPGGILILSEKLAFDDPRQQHLQSDLHHLFKKNQGYSDMEISQKRTALENVLIPETFVTHQNRLQNIGFSSVEVWFQYFNFASMIALK; from the coding sequence ATGCCATTCGAGAAAGACTCTCTTTACGCTAATCCGCTCGGAAAAGTTGCTGCTTTTAAATTCGACGCCTCTGTAGTCGATGTATTCCCGGACATGATTCAACGCTCTGTTCCTGGTTACAGCACTATTATTTCGGCGATAGGTTTACTCGCCGGTCGATTTAGTCGTGACAATAGTTATTGCTACGATCTGGGGTGTTCTTTAGGCGCAGCTACACTGGCCATGCAACAGCAAATTACCGCTGAAAATTGCCGGATTGTAGCAATAGATAACTCTCCAGACATGGTTGAGCGACTACAGAAAACTCTACCCCCTAATTCCACACAGATGATTGATGTCATTTGTGGAGACCTTAGAGATATAAGCATAAAACAAGCTTCTGTCGTAGTTCTTAATTTTACCCTGCAATTTATTCCACTAGCCGACAGGCAGCGATTGTTATCGCGAATCTACGCAGGATTATTGCCTGGAGGCATTCTGATTTTGTCTGAAAAACTGGCTTTCGACGACCCTCGCCAACAGCACTTGCAAAGTGATTTACATCATCTTTTCAAAAAAAACCAAGGTTACAGTGATATGGAAATCAGCCAGAAACGAACTGCACTGGAAAATGTACTCATCCCAGAAACCTTTGTGACACACCAAAATCGCCTACAGAATATTGGTTTTAGTAGCGTGGAAGTTTGGTTTCAATATTTTAATTTTGCATCAATGATCGCTTTAAAATAA
- a CDS encoding ABC transporter substrate-binding protein, producing the protein MRVKSYKFFIQSVVLSLCLGLFGSTSVFAADLASPQVAIEDASNKLKQHLQDPNFAHDFQKITDFVNQVIYPQIDFDLISSLVLGKLWKEATPNEKESFKKEFQTLLIRTYSRALFELKDWSVRFLPINSEGDDKKVVVKTEILQPGLQPISINYRMLNTQNGWKVYDFIIEGVSLVTNYRTGFKNDAERAGSLQEVINQLAKKNAEALNNTNSDKS; encoded by the coding sequence ATGAGAGTTAAAAGTTATAAATTTTTTATCCAGTCTGTCGTTTTAAGTTTGTGCCTGGGACTTTTTGGCAGCACTTCAGTATTTGCGGCAGATTTAGCTTCGCCACAAGTGGCAATTGAAGACGCCTCAAATAAACTGAAACAACACTTGCAAGACCCTAATTTTGCACACGATTTTCAAAAAATAACCGACTTTGTTAACCAAGTAATTTATCCACAAATTGATTTTGATCTAATTTCCTCTCTGGTACTGGGTAAGCTTTGGAAAGAGGCTACTCCCAATGAAAAAGAAAGCTTTAAAAAAGAATTTCAAACCTTGTTGATCAGAACTTATTCGCGCGCACTGTTTGAACTGAAAGATTGGTCAGTCAGATTTTTGCCTATCAACAGCGAGGGTGATGACAAAAAAGTAGTGGTTAAAACTGAAATTTTACAACCCGGCCTGCAACCCATTTCTATCAATTATCGTATGCTAAACACACAAAATGGTTGGAAAGTGTACGACTTTATCATTGAAGGTGTCAGTCTGGTTACCAATTATCGTACCGGCTTTAAAAATGATGCGGAACGTGCTGGCTCGTTACAAGAAGTTATTAATCAATTAGCTAAAAAGAATGCAGAAGCATTAAATAATACTAACTCTGACAAATCTTAA
- a CDS encoding glutathione peroxidase — protein sequence MHSIYAFTVKTADGQALPLEKYRGQVLLMVNTASHCGFTPQYQGLETLYQNYQKDGFVILGFPCNQFGQQEPGDNAGIVSFCQKNYGVSFPVLAKIDVNGKQADPLFTYLKTAAPGILATEAIKWNFTKFLIDREGKVYKRYGSLITPARIKTDIEYLLGSA from the coding sequence ATGCACAGTATTTATGCATTTACCGTTAAGACTGCCGATGGGCAAGCATTACCACTGGAAAAGTATCGGGGGCAGGTGTTATTAATGGTTAACACGGCCAGTCATTGTGGCTTCACTCCGCAATATCAAGGTCTGGAAACGCTTTATCAAAACTATCAAAAAGACGGTTTTGTGATTTTAGGTTTTCCGTGTAATCAATTTGGTCAGCAAGAGCCGGGCGATAATGCCGGTATTGTCAGTTTTTGTCAGAAAAATTACGGGGTTAGTTTTCCAGTATTAGCTAAAATAGATGTGAATGGTAAGCAGGCTGATCCACTCTTTACGTATCTGAAAACCGCTGCGCCGGGCATTTTGGCTACTGAAGCTATCAAATGGAATTTCACTAAATTTTTAATTGATAGAGAAGGTAAAGTCTACAAACGTTATGGTTCGTTGATAACACCTGCCCGCATAAAAACCGATATTGAGTACTTATTAGGTAGTGCATAA
- a CDS encoding flagella assembly protein FlgT middle domain-containing protein: MAISRLLLILLLLTACSETKQPLNASEVSARQTSAEGSALMAQGDKPQARREAIEAATQIAAEQLRGKNTGNSPLMTEIKVVDEWQEGNVYHVQILAQLSDKQVCESAYRKKIVATAFPVVNTDQISGSESQDLFGGIPREINNRLTESGDFIGRNLTNTVLYSKPDLAPDILPSTSYVGSSILNIARQQDAQFVLAGVIRDFKIESTQYVRGTGLFAEIKSLVRDMVSRRSIGIDIYVYDGFSGALVFQHRYTDSILGDVSLPAGYTVGSERFNDTPAGHSINTIIQQASDDIRRLFLCFPFASRVTQISQNHIIIAAGAQDKVKTGDQFKVYPASSTTSGFGTTFPASQGVLTITDVSSNAAMGTLDGGEILSVHPGDWVKSATLK, from the coding sequence ATGGCTATTAGTCGTCTGCTGCTAATTTTGCTGCTGCTCACAGCCTGTAGCGAAACCAAACAGCCGCTTAATGCCAGCGAGGTTTCTGCCCGGCAAACCAGTGCAGAAGGAAGTGCATTGATGGCACAAGGCGACAAACCGCAAGCCAGACGCGAAGCCATAGAAGCAGCAACACAAATAGCTGCCGAACAATTACGCGGAAAAAATACAGGCAATTCGCCATTAATGACCGAAATTAAGGTGGTTGATGAGTGGCAAGAAGGTAATGTATATCATGTACAGATTCTGGCACAATTATCTGATAAACAAGTTTGCGAGTCAGCGTATCGCAAAAAAATCGTAGCCACCGCATTTCCTGTTGTGAATACTGACCAAATCAGCGGCAGCGAAAGCCAAGACTTGTTTGGGGGCATTCCCAGAGAAATTAATAATCGCTTAACAGAAAGCGGCGACTTTATCGGTCGCAACCTGACTAATACCGTTCTTTACAGTAAGCCCGATCTGGCACCAGACATTTTACCTTCGACCAGCTATGTTGGCTCCAGCATACTCAATATTGCTCGCCAACAGGATGCTCAATTTGTATTAGCCGGTGTGATACGTGACTTTAAAATTGAATCAACCCAATATGTGCGTGGTACGGGTCTGTTTGCGGAAATTAAGTCTCTGGTTAGAGATATGGTATCACGGCGTAGCATAGGCATTGATATCTATGTCTACGACGGCTTCAGCGGCGCTCTAGTGTTTCAACATCGTTATACGGATTCTATTCTTGGCGATGTGTCTTTACCCGCAGGTTATACCGTTGGCAGTGAACGCTTTAATGATACCCCTGCAGGACATAGCATTAATACCATCATTCAACAAGCCAGTGATGATATTCGCCGACTGTTTCTGTGCTTTCCTTTTGCCAGTCGTGTTACACAAATTAGTCAAAACCATATTATCATTGCTGCCGGCGCTCAGGATAAGGTCAAAACGGGGGATCAATTCAAAGTTTATCCTGCCAGCAGTACGACTAGCGGCTTTGGCACCACTTTTCCTGCAAGCCAGGGCGTATTAACCATTACGGATGTGAGTTCCAATGCCGCCATGGGCACGTTGGATGGTGGTGAGATATTAAGCGTACATCCCGGCGACTGGGTAAAAAGCGCGACATTAAAATAA
- the rsfS gene encoding ribosome silencing factor, with product MQSNELVKVVETELDLRKGLHIISLDVQNKTSITDYMVIVSASSSRHARSLCDYVQIKAKELGVQPLGLEGQTGSDWMLLDLGDVILHVMTGQAREYYQLEKLWSVPASAESQSKTGAP from the coding sequence ATGCAAAGTAACGAATTAGTTAAAGTAGTTGAAACCGAACTTGATTTACGTAAAGGACTACATATCATCAGCTTGGATGTACAGAATAAAACCAGTATTACCGATTATATGGTAATCGTTTCCGCCAGCTCATCGCGCCATGCCCGCTCTTTGTGCGATTATGTGCAGATAAAGGCTAAAGAACTGGGTGTTCAACCTTTGGGACTGGAGGGACAAACTGGTTCCGACTGGATGTTGCTGGATCTGGGGGATGTAATTTTGCATGTAATGACTGGACAAGCCCGCGAATATTATCAACTGGAAAAATTGTGGTCAGTACCAGCCAGCGCAGAATCTCAGTCTAAAACCGGTGCGCCCTGA
- the nadD gene encoding nicotinate-nucleotide adenylyltransferase: MIGIYGGTFNPVHYGHLRTAVEVKERLALQHIRMLPCRLPAHRQQPEASPEMRLSMLELAISATPGLQVDQRELQRPGPSYMVDTLQSLRTEFAETPLILIIGSDAFAGLESWHEWQRLFEYAHLVVVTRPGYMPQALPPVLQTRWIEDQALLAHQTAGHLLFLSVTLLDISATQIRQLIASGSSAQFLLPDAVLAYIQQHQLFQQTPPLPSGY, translated from the coding sequence ATGATTGGTATTTATGGTGGCACCTTTAATCCTGTCCACTACGGGCATTTGCGCACAGCAGTAGAAGTAAAAGAACGGCTGGCACTGCAGCATATACGCATGCTGCCTTGTCGCTTGCCTGCACATCGACAACAACCTGAAGCATCTCCCGAAATGCGCCTGTCCATGCTGGAACTGGCCATTTCTGCAACCCCAGGCTTGCAAGTTGATCAGCGCGAACTACAGCGACCGGGACCGTCTTATATGGTAGACACTCTGCAATCTTTACGCACCGAATTTGCAGAGACGCCTTTAATTTTGATTATTGGTAGCGATGCATTTGCCGGATTGGAAAGCTGGCATGAATGGCAGCGACTGTTCGAATATGCGCATCTGGTGGTTGTTACCCGCCCCGGTTATATGCCGCAAGCATTGCCACCTGTTTTGCAAACACGCTGGATTGAAGATCAGGCTCTTTTAGCGCACCAGACTGCTGGACACTTGCTTTTTTTAAGCGTTACTCTACTGGATATTTCCGCCACGCAAATTAGACAACTCATAGCCAGCGGCAGCAGTGCGCAGTTTTTATTACCCGATGCTGTTCTGGCTTATATCCAACAACATCAATTGTTCCAACAAACCCCTCCATTACCCTCAGGATATTGA
- a CDS encoding glutamate-5-semialdehyde dehydrogenase, which yields MQQLGQQARQAAREICKADTGQKNRALLNIAEAITAASATLSVENSKDLQAGRANDMDAASLDRLELTPQRMQAMIDGLKQVAALPDPVGEITDLSFRPSGIQVGKMRVPLGVIGIIYESRPNVTIDAAALCLKAGNACILRGGSESLHSNRAIAACITQGLQAAGLPAESVQVVETADRAAVGELITMSQYVDVIVPRGGKSLIERISREATIPVIKHLDGICHVYIDGKADIQKAVAIALNAKTHRYGVCNAMETLLVAESIAVEILPILAALFAEKQVELRGCLKTCSLLDNCVRATEADWHTEYLAPILSIKIVTDIDEALSHINTYSSAHTEAIVTEDYSLARRFLREVDSSSVMVNASTRFADGFEYGLGAEIGISTDKLHARGPVGLHGLTSVKFVVLGDGHIRH from the coding sequence ATGCAGCAATTGGGGCAGCAAGCCAGACAGGCCGCCAGAGAGATTTGCAAAGCCGACACTGGCCAAAAAAATCGCGCCCTGTTGAACATAGCGGAAGCAATAACAGCTGCCAGCGCCACCTTAAGCGTGGAAAATAGCAAAGATCTTCAGGCCGGCCGTGCTAATGACATGGATGCAGCCTCGCTGGATAGACTGGAATTAACACCTCAGCGCATGCAAGCCATGATAGATGGCTTAAAACAGGTTGCAGCCTTACCCGATCCTGTGGGTGAAATTACTGACTTGAGTTTCCGACCCAGCGGTATTCAGGTGGGTAAAATGCGCGTGCCACTTGGAGTGATTGGTATTATTTATGAATCGCGCCCCAATGTTACTATTGATGCTGCGGCTTTGTGCCTTAAAGCAGGCAATGCCTGTATTTTACGCGGCGGTTCCGAATCCTTACACTCTAACCGCGCCATTGCCGCCTGTATTACACAAGGATTGCAGGCTGCGGGCTTACCTGCTGAGTCTGTACAGGTCGTAGAAACGGCAGACCGAGCAGCCGTGGGTGAACTGATTACCATGAGCCAGTATGTCGATGTGATTGTGCCGCGCGGTGGTAAAAGTCTGATTGAACGTATCAGCCGCGAAGCCACTATTCCAGTGATAAAACATTTAGATGGTATCTGCCATGTGTATATTGATGGTAAAGCTGACATCCAAAAAGCGGTGGCGATTGCACTCAATGCCAAAACCCATCGCTATGGCGTGTGTAATGCAATGGAAACTTTATTAGTCGCCGAAAGCATCGCCGTTGAAATTTTACCCATTTTGGCAGCATTGTTTGCTGAAAAACAGGTGGAACTAAGAGGCTGCCTGAAAACCTGCTCTCTGCTTGATAATTGTGTACGAGCCACTGAAGCAGATTGGCATACTGAATATCTGGCCCCGATTCTATCAATTAAAATTGTTACTGATATAGACGAAGCTCTTAGTCATATAAACACTTACAGTTCGGCCCATACCGAAGCGATTGTTACTGAAGATTACAGTCTGGCACGACGTTTTTTACGTGAAGTCGACTCCAGTTCGGTTATGGTGAATGCCTCTACGCGTTTTGCCGATGGTTTTGAATATGGCTTGGGCGCTGAAATTGGCATTAGTACCGATAAATTACATGCCAGAGGTCCTGTAGGCTTACACGGCCTGACTTCTGTGAAATTTGTAGTTTTGGGTGACGGTCATATCAGGCACTGA